Below is a genomic region from Primulina eburnea isolate SZY01 chromosome 9, ASM2296580v1, whole genome shotgun sequence.
TTTTTGCATCAATTTCTTCCTCCATATTGCTGCAAGATTTCTTTTATACTCACTTGAAAGTTATAGCATTTTGTGTTCGTTGGAATCAAGAGATCGTTGTGCTACCTCTCTTGACACTAGTCGTTGTATCTTAGAGACGATTGTCGTTAACGTGAAGCACTAGTACACGGGCAATATCGTCTTGTGGATAAAGGATTTATCCTTGCCTCGACTTAAAGAATCGTTGCTGTTAatttgttcagaattttcgagaAGCACACCAGGTACTTTCAACAAGCGCAAGACGATATTCGTGTTCTACTATCTCTGAATTCTGAAAATGTCGAGCACATCATTCTCTCCCATTGCTACTGCTCCTGCTCATGGTGAAAAGCCATCGAAGTTCACCGGTGCCGACTTCAAACGTTGGCAACAGAAAATGCTGTTCTATCTCACTACCCTAAGCCTGTCTCGATTTTTGAAAGAGGATCCACCTACAATTGCAGAAGATGATACCGATACCCAAAGGAGAAATGCTGTGGATGCTTGGAATCACAGCGATTTCTTATGCAGGAATTACATACTAAATGGCCTTGATGACACACTTTATAGTGTTTATTGCTCAGTAAAGACTGCTAAGGAATTGTGGGATTCCTTGGAGAAAAAGTACAAGACGGAGGATGCGGGCATCAAGAAGTTTGTTGTTGGTAAATTCCTAGACTTCAAAATGACCGACTCCAAAACTATTATTAGCCAAGTGCAGGAATTTCAGATCATTCTCCATGACTTGCTTTCTGAGGGAATGTTATTGAATGAGCCCTTCCAAGTAGCAGCACTCATCGAAAAGTTACCACCTATGTGGAAGGACTTCAAAAACTATCTCAAGCACAAGCGAAAGGAAGTGAAACTTGAAGATCTAATAGTGAGACTTAGAATCGAGGAAGACAACCGAAACTGTGAAGCCAAGTCATATAAAAAGGCGATGGAATCTGAAGCTAAAGCAAATCTAGCGGAATCAAGTACTAATCACAAGAGAAAGCGACCGAACGATGACAAGAAACAAGGAAAAGCCAAGAAGTTCAAAGGGAATTGCTTCAATTGTGGCAAGCCGAATCACATGGCAAAAGATTGTCGTCTTCCAAAAAGAGACAATACAAAACAGAAACAAAGGCAAGCAAATGTCGTCGAAGAACGGTATGTACCAATTGATATGTCACAACTTGATTTATCTGCTGTTATATGTGAAGCCAACTTGGTGGACAATCCAAGAGAGTGGTGGATAGACACTGGATCTACCAGCCACGTTTGTGCCAACAAGGAGATGTTTTCATCCTACTCTCCCAACAGTGAAAGAAAACTATTTATGGGGAACTCTACAACGTCTGATGTCGTAGGAGTTGGAGAAGTAGTGCTGAAGATGACTTCAGGCAAGGAAGTAACGCTCAAGAATGTACTACATGTGCCGGACATTCGGAAGAACTTGGTTTCTGGTTCTTTGTTGAGTAAGGCCGGTTTTAGGCTTGTGTTCGAATCGGACAAATTTGTGTTAACCAAGAGTGGTGTTTTTATAGGCAAAGGGTACCAAGATAATGGGCTCTTCAAGATGAATGTAATGAATGTTATCCGCCAAGAGGCGAAGAATAAAGTTATAAATTCTGCGTACTTGATTGAAAGTCCAAATTTATGGCATGAAAGATTGGGACATGTTAACTTTAACACGTTGCAAAGACTTGCTAATCAAAATGTAATACCTACATTTAAAAAGGATCCACAACACAAGTGTGAGATCTGTGTTGAAGTAAAAATGGCAAAGGTCCCTTTCCATTCGATAACGAGAAGTACTACGCCGCTTGAATTAATCCATACTGATATATGTGATTTGAAATATGTTCAAACTCGAGGTGGCAAGAAGTATTTCATAACATTCATTGATGATTGCACAAGGTTTTGCTATGTATACTTGTTGAAAAGCAAAGATGAAGCAATAGAAACATTCAAAGCTTATAAGAATGAAGTCGAGAATCAACTAAGTTCAAAGATCAAAATGATAAGAAGTGATCGAGGTGGAGAGTATGTTGCTCCGTTTGAAGAATTTTGCACAAACAATGGCATAATTCATCAAACTACAGCTCCATACTCACCTCAATCAAACGGAGTAGCAGAACGCAAGAATCGTACTCTTAAGGAGATGATGAATGCGTTGTTGATAAACTCAGGCTTACCCCAAAACTTGTGGGGGGAAGCGATTCTCTCAGCGAACTACATTCTCAATAAGATACCATTCAAAGGAAACAATGAGACTCCATATGAGAAATGGAAAAAGCGTAAACCATCTTACAAATACCTCAAAGTGTGGGGGTGTTTGGCTAAAGTAGAAATACCAAAGCCAAAACAAGTTAAGATTGGGCCTAAAACAATTGACTGCATCTTCATTGGATATGCAACTAATAGTAGTGCATATCGCTTCTTAGTGCACAAATCTGAAGTTCCTGATATCAATGAGGGAACGATAATTGAATCAAGGAACGCCGTGTTCTTTGAAAATATGTTTCCTTGTAAAGAAAGGAAAGAATCCCGTCTAAACAAAAGACCTTATGAAACTTCGATTGCACCCGTTCAAGGCAATGAAGATATAAGGCGAAGTAAGAGAGCAAGAGTTGAAAAGTCATTTGGTCCCGATTTTCTAACATACATGTTAGATAATGAACCAAGAACTATTCAAGAGGCTCTGTCAAATCCAGAAGCTCCTTTCTGGAAAGAAGCAATCAAAAGTGAAATAGATTCCATAATGTACAACCACACATGAGAGTTAGTTGATCTTCCTCCGGGTTGTAAACCtttaggatgcaaatggatcctTAAAAGGAAATACAAAGAAGATGGATCTATAGATAAGTATAAAGCTCGATTGGTTGCCAAAGGGTTTAGACAACAAGAGGGATATGATTTCTTTGACACATACTCTCCAGTTACGAGAATCACATCCATTCGTGTTCTCATAGCCATTGCAGCGTTGCATGACCTTGAGAttcatcaaatggatgttaaaacaGCGTTTCTAAATGGAGTAttggaagaagaaatctatatggaACAACAAACCCGGACAAGAGAAAAAGGTTTGTAAACTTGTCAAGTCCCTATACGGACTCAAACAAGCACCTAAACAGTGGCATGAAAAATTTGATACCACAATGATATCAAATGGTTTCAAAATCAATGAGTGTGACAAGTGCGTCTACATTAAAGGAAATGAAAATGTATATGTAATTGTTTGCCTCTATGTAGATGACATGTTAatcatgggaaatgatcatgaGTTGATCATGAATACTAAGAAAatgttgaaaaaacattttgatATGAAAGACTTGGGGTTATGTGATATAATATTAGGGATTAAAATCTCTAGGAATTCTGAAGGAATTATATTATCACAAACTCATTATGTTGAAAAGGTTCTTGAAAGATTCAAGGCACTCGACAATCCTTCGGCAAGAACACCTTTAGATTTGGGTGTTCATTTAGCAAAGAATCGAGGAGAACCTATTGATCAACTAGAATATGCACGGATAATCGGTAGTCTAATGTACTTGACTAATTGTACCCGACCAGATCTTGCATATTCCGTAAACAAGTTAAGTAGGTTTACAAGCAATCCAAATAAGGACCATTGGAAAGCCTTGACGAGAGTGCTTGgatatttaaaatacaccaTGAACTTTGGATTGGTATATACGAAATATCCAGCAGTATTGGAAGGATACTGTGATGCAAATTGGATATCTGACACAAAAGACTCCAAGTCCACAAGTGGATATGTGTTCACGATTGGTGGAGGAGCGGTGTCATGAAAATCTTCTAGGCAAACATGTATAGCTCGATCCACGATGGAATCCGAGTTTATTGTTTTGGACAAAGCAGGAGAAGAAGCCGAGTGGCTAAGAAACTTCCTAGAAGATATTCCTTGTTGGAATAAACCAGTGTCTTCTATTGTTATTCATTGTGATAGTCAATCAGCAATAGGAAGAGCACAAAGCAGTATGTACAATGGTAAGTCTCGACATATTCGTCGGAGACATAATACCATAAGACAATTGATCTCTAATGGGGTTATTTCTGTTGAATATGTGAAATCAAAGGAAAACCTAGCGGATCCGTTTACTAAAAGTATAAATCGAGATCAATTGTACAAGCTAATAAGGGGAATGGGCTTGAAAGccacaaaataaaaatgtttataGCGGTAACCCAACCTTGTGAATTGGAGATCCCAAAACTTTGGTTCAATGGGAAAACTAAGTTATAAACATTGGTTGAACACTTGGAAACAATGAAGGCTCATTCTTAAAACGTCCAAGTAAAATGTACCTGCAACATGTGGTGAGGTTAAGTTTTCTTTTAGTGATTCCTATACCTAAGAGGTAGAGTATGGCAGGATACTCTTGATAGGAGATCACCTATATAAGTGCGAAGTGATGGCCGCTTCAAGAACGCTTATGAATCTAAGATATGGTCCAGGGCCGAAACGGACACAACATGAGAACAAAATATGTTAGAGCTATTATTGTGTAAATGCTGTTGTCTTGGTTTACACAAACGGTTGAATGGTTCAAGACATCGCGTCACCAAGCAACTAGTAAATCCGATAGTATTTTACTACGGAAGGTTCAAAGCCAAAAGCTACCTTTCCCGATGCAATAGTAGTTCAAAAGAATTCAAGTGGATTTGCATACATGCATAAAtttcattcatgtgggggattgttAGAGAAAATGTGAATAAAATGGAAATGTGAATGGAAATGTGGTTGTCCTACATTGGAAGCTTAGAGAAAAGTTTTCCTCCTTATTAGTTCTAGTGTGGACTAAGGGTTTGGGCCCCAAGGGGTACCAAAGCTTTTAGAAGGGGGGAGACGCTACTAGGCTAGGTCTCGGTGATTTAAACACACGCGCGCGCCCGCCCGGCGCGGTGCGGTGAGGTGTGGTGTGGTGTTTGACCAATATTTATCTTTTTGGACCAAaattatttgatgaaataaattTTGTTGGTGTTCAAAACAGTAGATGGTGCGCCCTTGCGCGAGTTCCTGCGCGGATGCGGCATTCTTGCTTGCGAACAGAATGCAGCGCGCGGCCGCACATGATgtcgcgcagccgcgcgcgccACACTGGTCTTTCGGTGTGCGGGGACAGAATCCAGTGCGCGGCAGCGCATGAACACTGACATTCAGTGCACGCAGAACAGAACcatgcgcgcggccgcgcgtcATGTCGCGCAGGTGCGTGCGCGCCTCTGGTTCTGAATGTGCGAAACGCCACACACGCCAATGTTGTACTCCTTCACCGAAACAACACATCTAGTCAACCAAGGTTGCATCTTCTGGACGATAGGGTGTGACCATTCGAGCCAAGCTTTGGTGTTCTATAAATATCCCCTACCTGCATTATTTTGCGCACGTTTTTTGCATCAATTTCTTCCTCCATATTGCTGCAAGATTTCTTTTATACTCACTTGAAAGTTATAGCATTTTGTGTTCGTTGGAATCAAGAGATCGTTGTGCTACCTCTCTTGACACTAGTCGTTGTATCTTAGAGACGATTGTCGTTAACGTGAAGCACTAGTACACGGGCAATATCGTCTTGCGGATAAAGGATTTATCCTTGCCTCGACTTAAAGAATCGTTGCTGTTAatttgttcagaattttcgagaAGCACACCAGGTACTTTCAacatattacacttttgttatatatttttttattttaacaattcaaatatcaatataGTCGTGccataatttttcaaatttcactttagtccatcgataatgataaaaaaagacTGTAAACATATGCATCGCGTGTgccatatatatatgtgtgtgtgttgtgaaaGATCAATCTTAAGTTTCCCACAGGTGACAATTTTTACGTGAAAGTTCAAAATGAAAATCCAAGTGATTCATTAAATTTGTCCATTTAAAGGTGCATACCACTTTTTGCTTTCGAGCATTTGAACCAGCAAGCAGCTCTGCCACTTTTTCTAGCAGTTGCTTTTCTTCTTGAGCAGCACACTCCTATGAAAAAATTGAACATCCACTCAGAAATAGTTTGTTGTGTAAGCTTAATGAAGTTTTTAAACAAAGAAAGTAAACCTCAAACTTCTTTTCTAATTCAGATAATTTCCAATTATTAGTTGTCTGTGCTTCTTCCACAATCTGGCCCAATTTTGTGGCATGCCCATCTAAAGTCTTGAAGAAGTTTACAGTTATTTGAGAAATTGATCTAGTGGTTTCAACTGCTCTGCTGTGAGCCTGAAAAGAACATTGCAATTAATTAGATGATGAACGAAACAAAAACCATCTTCCATCCTGTAAATTGAGAAATGCCAACCTCATGTTGCTGTTGCGCATATACAGTTAATTTCTTCTCCTGACTGTGCAGGCTATTTTGAAGGTCATTAAGTAAAGTATCAGCCTCTGAAGCAATTCCTTTGAGAAGCTGCACAACAGAATCATTCGTGCTGAAATAAGGTTCTATGATTTTTCTCAAAGCAATATTCAATAAATTCACACCTCCTCTAGTGCAGAAGAATGCTTAGAAACTTCGGAACTCAGTTGACCAGATGTTGATTGAGAGTTACCATAAAGATGTCCGGCTAAATCATCTAAAACCTTTATACCAGAACCATACATCGTTTTCAAGTTTTTAAGGCACTCCCGGAGCTCTCCAGCAGCCTAGAAATGCAACAGATCAGAAACTCTATTGACTAGGAACTTTAAAATACAACGGGTGTCCCTATCTAACCGACATACCTCAGTCTTTGTGGTTACAAATGACTGCATGTCTTCTTTCATCTCCTTCAGTTGTTGTTCTTGCTGAGTGGTAGAAGATGCCACAGATTTGTGTAAGATCTCAAGTTGCTTAGTCAACTGAGACTGGAAATTTTGAATAAGAATCTTATTCCCATCTTCTATTTTGTCTTTGCGTTCTACAGATTTCAAAATACTTCCATTATATAGGATCATTCGCTGAGATATTTCAGCATATTATTTGTTCAAAGTCAAGATGCAAACCAATCTTGGCAAATAGGTTTTGGACATCTGATACAGCATTCTCCAATTCTGCTCGAAACTCATGGGCACGCTCAACAAGTGATTTCTCTAGGAAAAAGTAATCAAGTGAAAATTTCATAAAACTGGCCCCTTTAAGTTCAACAACTAAGAAACTAATGGTAAATCGAAAGatgttaaacaattaaaattgatGAAAAATCAAATTAGATTTCGGATGCCACAACAAGTGATGGAATGgctaataatatcatatttatGGCTTGATATTCAGCATAAATGGCACGTACCAGACTTGAGAAGATTGGATACAAGGTAATCTTTTTCTTTGATCGTTGCATTTGCCTGCTTGTGCCTTCCTTCAAGATCAAGCAATGAATGTTCAGTTTCTTGTAGCTTTTTCTGAATATGAATAGAACCCAAATCATTCCTCCACATCAAAGCAGAAGGGAAAAAGATTATAATTGTAAACAGTCAAATAATACCTCGGTCTTTTCAAGTTTATCACATAATTCAACAGTCAACTGCTGTTGAGAATCGTACAATTCCTGGAGTTCCAATAGTTGCTGCGcacaaaattgaaaattttgtgATAACTCTTTGAGTTTCCATAGAGCACACCAAAAAGACTAAGGTTAAAAAAATGTGTTAGTTTTACCTTGTCCCTGGATTCTAAATCGAGTTCCATGCGCTCTATTTTTTCGGACATGGCCTGAAACAATAGAAAAAAACATGGCTGTCATATCATGGGCATGGGGAATCACATTAAATAATTTCAGCAAACACCATCAAACCTTTTTATCAGACTCATCCTGGAGATAACGTTCACGTGGTATATAGATTCCATTCTTCTCCCTTGCAGCATATACCTCTGAAGCATATTAGGTCATTATTTATATGCATAGAAGTTTAGATTGCTTTGAAGAACTTAACAACCGTAGATAAAGTTCATAACACacttgcaaacactgagaacaACCTTGCTTTAGTCGATCAATTTCAGAATATAGATCCTTCATTATTGCAGATTTCATCATTTTTTGATTGATCTGTAATAACAACCATGTACTAGTTGATTAGTCCACACTGTCAAATAATCAGCCGAAGAAAGGAAgaattttatccaaatattcaAGACCACTAACCTCGGGTTTGTTCTTTATGTTTTTTGCACGGTGAGCATAATCCAGAGTGCTAAGTGTCTCTTCCAAACAATGGATGGAAGGTGATATTGTTGCAATTATACAAGTCTTCGTTTTCCCCCCAAGAGAATCTCTAAGCAACCTTGTCAACTTGCTATCCCTGAGATTTCACATGACATTAATCATTTTGAAACACACCTGGATAATGGACATCCGGTTAACAAGGAAAAATGAATTGTTTTTTTACCTGTAGGGTACGTGAATAGAATGCTCAACCAAAGCATTTATGACTCGACCAAGGGTCAGCAAGCTCTTGTTGATTTCACCTGCTTCCCTTGCTCTGCCCTGAAATTGTAGACACGATCatttatacacacacacacacattcagtTAAAATTATGATGACCTCTATCCCCATTGTGGAGATTAATGAACAGATAGAGAAGGAAAAAAATCAGATAATTTGCATTTTCTAACCTCTCTGGCACCAGACCGTGAAATATTTTCTGAACCAGCAAGATCAACCAAATTAAGCTTCCCACATTTGATCATCTCCTCTCCTTCTGGAGTAGACTCCTTTATGTGAATTGTGATTGAAAAGATAGAGTGAGAACGGCTGctctgtttgttaagaagagTCTCTGCTGTTCTCCTTTTAGCAGAACCTTTCTCTAGGATTCTATAGATTTCATTTGCGGTGGTCACAATCTCCTCTTCCAATCCCCTAACAAGGACTCCACCTTTTCCGTCCTCCATAAGCGCTATTGGTTTCTTTGACTTATCATCTATGAATTTTGAACATTCTTCCTGTGCCAAAAGATCTGTAATTTCCTCATTGTAGAGTTCCAAGAATGTCACTTTCATGCTGTACTCAGCATTTTGAGCCTCTAGGATATCAAATATTTGCCTAACAGCTCTTGGAATAACTCCACCATCATTCGTAATATCACCGTTCTAAGCAAGAAGTCAAATCATTAAGATAAAGTGGCACATGATACATCTCGAAACAAGTACAGCTAGAGAGGACATAAACCAAACCTTTTTTCTTGATCCACCCTCCATTGTGTAAGTTTTGCCTGTTCCAGTTTGCCCATAGGCAAAAATGGTGCAATTGTACCCCTCCAGAACCTCAAAAACCATGGGGCAGATTGACTGATCATATATATCCTTTTGCTGAGATGTTGGACCAAATATCTAAAACAAAAATCCAGAAATGAAGTTGCATTATTAACAGACCGTGCATTGACACctgagaaaaagagaaattatACGGGGGGAAACAGTCAGAACTTAAAATAGAAACTAAGGGGAAAAAACAACCCATTCAACTACCCGGTTGCTATTTAATGAACAACCAGAACCATATGGTTTAAACAACCTTCAACAACGTTGCCTGTTATATAATGAATAGCCATAAGTCTGAAAATAGAGCGAACTTGTACAATTTTCAGTTCTTTATATTTGTACTCTTTAATATTCCCCAAATTTATACGTACAACAAAAACATGTAGGCAGGAGAAGATATATCAGACCTTGTCAAAGTTGAAAGTCCTATCAATCTGCTTATTGGCAATATTCTGAATAGCACAAATTTCTCTTCTGTTTTCATTGCAAGAAATCACCACAGGAGTATGCACTCTCGCTTCATCCTCACTCAATGGCCTGATAAAACATAAATATAGCCCATGAGAAttccattaaaaaaaaaaaccattcaaatcaaaacactcGAGGGAAAAAATAGGTTCACCTGCATCGCACAATAACCTGCACATTGACACCTCCTTTATCcttgtcattctttccgttcaAACTACCATCCCCAGATCGCAGATCTCTCGCTGTCTTATCGCTGGAACGTGGGGTGTGTGACGGCGATATCGGCACCATTCCACCTCCTCCCCTTCTATCCATTCACCGCAATCACTATTAAATTAAGCCTGTTTCACTG
It encodes:
- the LOC140841297 gene encoding kinesin-like protein KIN-5D, coding for MDRRGGGGMVPISPSHTPRSSDKTARDLRSGDGSLNGKNDKDKGGVNVQVIVRCRPLSEDEARVHTPVVISCNENRREICAIQNIANKQIDRTFNFDKIFGPTSQQKDIYDQSICPMVFEVLEGYNCTIFAYGQTGTGKTYTMEGGSRKKNGDITNDGGVIPRAVRQIFDILEAQNAEYSMKVTFLELYNEEITDLLAQEECSKFIDDKSKKPIALMEDGKGGVLVRGLEEEIVTTANEIYRILEKGSAKRRTAETLLNKQSSRSHSIFSITIHIKESTPEGEEMIKCGKLNLVDLAGSENISRSGAREGRAREAGEINKSLLTLGRVINALVEHSIHVPYRDSKLTRLLRDSLGGKTKTCIIATISPSIHCLEETLSTLDYAHRAKNIKNKPEINQKMMKSAIMKDLYSEIDRLKQEVYAAREKNGIYIPRERYLQDESDKKAMSEKIERMELDLESRDKQLLELQELYDSQQQLTVELCDKLEKTEKKLQETEHSLLDLEGRHKQANATIKEKDYLVSNLLKSEKSLVERAHEFRAELENAVSDVQNLFAKIERKDKIEDGNKILIQNFQSQLTKQLEILHKSVASSTTQQEQQLKEMKEDMQSFVTTKTEAAGELRECLKNLKTMYGSGIKVLDDLAGHLYGNSQSTSGQLSSEVSKHSSALEELLKGIASEADTLLNDLQNSLHSQEKKLTVYAQQQHEAHSRAVETTRSISQITVNFFKTLDGHATKLGQIVEEAQTTNNWKLSELEKKFEECAAQEEKQLLEKVAELLAGSNARKQKVVQCAIDGLRMSAASRTTSLQQEMSIMQDTTCFIKAEWTSYMESAESHYLENTASVESGKNDMEDVLYKCMEQAKLGAQQWKNAQESLHSLEKSNVASMNEIVRREMGTNALLRGRFTSAVSSAIEDADIESKNLLSSIDSSLQLDREACTNLDSMIVTCCGDLQELNSGHHHKILEITENAGKCLIEDYAVDQQCCSTLKKRAINIPSISSIEELRTPSFEELLKSFWDAKSLKQANGEVKQMLEAVVSLRDSRLPLTAVN